A single window of Streptomyces xanthii DNA harbors:
- a CDS encoding HAD hydrolase-like protein, which translates to MTKATGKQPYFAGKPHPLMMRTGLNAIGAHSETAAMIGDRMDTDVLAGLEAGMQTFLVRTGLTSDADIEKYPFRPSTVVDSIADLVDLV; encoded by the coding sequence ATCACCAAGGCGACCGGCAAGCAGCCCTACTTCGCCGGCAAGCCGCACCCGCTGATGATGCGCACGGGGCTCAACGCGATCGGGGCGCACTCCGAGACCGCCGCCATGATCGGCGACCGGATGGACACCGACGTGCTGGCCGGGCTCGAGGCCGGGATGCAGACGTTCCTCGTGCGGACCGGGCTCACCAGCGACGCCGACATCGAGAAGTACCCGTTCCGGCCGTCCACCGTCGTCGACTCCATCGCGGACCTCGTCGACCTCGTCTGA
- a CDS encoding class F sortase — protein MKDRDRQGPGGGRMLTGVAWAVLLLGLWMWGRGVTDVNLSSPTTGDAAAVGRPLGVTMPAAHSPVRAAKPQRIDVPALHVQAPVVERGLDGSGAVDPPPYAQAGVVGWYGAGAQPGERGTALFVGHVDTETRPAVFFHLSEAKPGDTVKVVRDDGSVATFTVDDVQVLSRDRFDPATAYGPRRPGRAELRLITCGGTFDRATRTYTANVVVSAYLSGLTDAPKEPDPEPEKEKEKVRAG, from the coding sequence ATGAAGGACCGCGACCGACAAGGCCCGGGCGGCGGCCGGATGCTCACCGGCGTGGCCTGGGCGGTGCTCCTGCTCGGCCTGTGGATGTGGGGCCGCGGCGTCACCGACGTCAACCTGTCCTCGCCGACGACCGGTGACGCGGCCGCCGTCGGCCGCCCGCTCGGCGTCACCATGCCTGCCGCGCACAGCCCCGTCCGGGCCGCGAAACCCCAGCGCATCGACGTGCCCGCACTCCACGTGCAGGCGCCCGTCGTCGAGCGCGGACTCGACGGCAGCGGAGCCGTCGACCCGCCGCCCTACGCGCAGGCGGGCGTCGTCGGCTGGTACGGCGCGGGCGCGCAGCCGGGGGAGCGGGGCACGGCCCTGTTCGTCGGGCACGTCGACACCGAGACCCGGCCCGCCGTGTTCTTCCACCTCAGCGAGGCGAAGCCCGGCGACACGGTGAAGGTGGTGCGCGACGACGGCTCCGTCGCCACGTTCACCGTCGACGACGTGCAGGTCCTGTCCCGCGACCGCTTCGACCCGGCCACCGCCTACGGGCCGCGCCGCCCCGGCCGCGCCGAACTCCGCCTCATCACCTGCGGCGGCACCTTCGACAGGGCCACCCGCACCTACACGGCGAACGTCGTCGTCTCCGCCTACCTGTCCGGCCTCACGGACGCGCCGAAGGAGCCGGATCCGGAGCCGGAGAAGGAGAAGGAGAAGGTCCGGGCGGGGTGA
- a CDS encoding ANTAR domain-containing protein, with amino-acid sequence MTYPARALRLAEAVLELSDTLDDDFDPAAHLSRLAGHCVDLLGAQAAGVTLAEPDGLPHPSPACAPEQEAAVRELLGADALAGPAREALATGRAVAGVRVTGTVAAARWPAFTALARRHGVTTAHAVPLRRLGTPVGALSVLTRSAPVDNDAAFAGALADAAAAGLDRHRAYAEQRDLARQLERALASRVRIEQAKGMLAERWGASPDTAFSVLRRYARSRRMPLDRVAGAVLARDLGDDLTPPGPSPSPSPAPDPAPSARP; translated from the coding sequence ATGACGTACCCGGCTCGCGCGCTGCGTCTGGCCGAGGCGGTGCTGGAGCTGTCGGACACCCTCGACGACGACTTCGACCCCGCCGCGCACCTGTCCCGCCTCGCCGGCCACTGCGTGGACCTGCTCGGCGCGCAGGCGGCCGGCGTCACCCTCGCCGAACCGGACGGCCTCCCCCACCCGTCGCCCGCCTGCGCCCCCGAACAGGAGGCCGCCGTACGGGAGTTGCTGGGCGCCGACGCACTCGCCGGGCCCGCGCGCGAGGCGCTGGCGACCGGACGGGCGGTGGCCGGGGTGCGGGTGACGGGCACGGTGGCGGCGGCGCGCTGGCCCGCGTTCACCGCGCTGGCCCGGCGGCACGGCGTCACGACGGCGCACGCGGTGCCGCTGCGCCGGCTCGGGACACCGGTCGGCGCGCTCAGCGTCCTGACCCGGTCGGCGCCGGTGGACAACGATGCCGCATTCGCCGGCGCGCTCGCCGACGCGGCGGCCGCGGGCCTGGACCGGCACCGCGCCTACGCCGAACAGCGGGACCTGGCACGGCAGTTGGAGCGGGCGCTCGCGAGCCGGGTACGGATCGAGCAGGCGAAGGGGATGCTGGCGGAGCGCTGGGGCGCCTCTCCCGACACCGCGTTCTCGGTCCTGCGCCGGTACGCGCGCAGCAGGCGGATGCCGCTGGACCGGGTCGCCGGGGCCGTCCTGGCCCGGGACCTCGGCGACGACCTCACCCCGCCCGGACCTTCTCCTTCTCCTTCTCCGGCTCCGGATCCGGCTCCTTCGGCGCGTCCGTGA
- a CDS encoding glycoside hydrolase family 6 protein produces the protein MYRKMRAGAVVVGAALLVSACSSGGKDEGDAQPPVKQQPKSADPFWVNPDSKAAQAVAGLEEDGKDEEAKTVRKIAEQPSGEWITPENATDQARGYTEAAEKADRDALLVLYNIPHRDCGNYSKGGAADGNAYRAWIDQVAAGIGDRPATVILEPDAVQHMVDNCTPEQFHEERYDLLKGAIGKLKSLKNTTVYLDAGNAGWGKPDQMFEPLKWSGVEQADGFSVNVSNFYSTEDSVKYGKELSGKVGGKPFVVDTSRNGNGPYTGGNPDERWCNPPGRALGETPTTKTGDPLVKAYLWVKRPGESDGTCKGGPRAGEWWSEYALKLAASS, from the coding sequence ATGTACCGGAAGATGAGGGCTGGAGCGGTCGTCGTGGGGGCGGCGCTGCTCGTGTCCGCGTGTTCCTCCGGAGGCAAGGACGAGGGCGATGCTCAGCCTCCCGTGAAGCAGCAGCCCAAGAGCGCCGACCCGTTCTGGGTCAACCCCGACAGCAAGGCCGCGCAGGCCGTCGCGGGCCTGGAGGAGGACGGCAAGGACGAGGAAGCGAAGACCGTCCGCAAGATCGCCGAGCAGCCCAGCGGCGAGTGGATCACCCCGGAGAACGCGACGGACCAGGCCCGTGGTTACACGGAGGCCGCGGAGAAGGCCGACCGGGACGCCCTGCTCGTCCTCTACAACATCCCGCACCGCGACTGCGGGAACTACTCGAAGGGCGGCGCCGCGGACGGCAACGCGTACCGGGCGTGGATCGACCAGGTCGCGGCCGGCATCGGGGACCGCCCGGCGACGGTCATCCTCGAACCGGACGCGGTCCAGCACATGGTGGACAACTGCACCCCGGAGCAGTTCCACGAGGAGCGCTACGACCTCCTCAAGGGCGCCATCGGCAAGCTCAAGTCGCTGAAGAACACGACGGTCTACCTCGACGCGGGCAACGCGGGCTGGGGCAAGCCGGACCAGATGTTCGAGCCCCTGAAGTGGTCCGGCGTCGAGCAGGCCGACGGCTTCTCGGTGAACGTGTCGAACTTCTACTCCACCGAGGACTCGGTGAAGTACGGCAAGGAGCTGTCCGGGAAGGTCGGCGGCAAGCCCTTCGTCGTCGACACGAGCCGGAACGGGAACGGGCCGTACACGGGCGGCAATCCGGACGAGCGCTGGTGCAACCCGCCCGGCCGCGCCCTCGGTGAGACCCCGACCACCAAGACGGGCGACCCGCTCGTGAAGGCCTACCTGTGGGTCAAGCGCCCCGGCGAGTCCGACGGCACCTGCAAGGGCGGCCCGAGGGCGGGCGAGTGGTGGAGCGAGTACGCCCTGAAGCTGGCTGCTTCTTCGTAG
- a CDS encoding radical copper oxidase GlxA: MKDGASRRRARRIAIGSVVVLALAGMNGPWLYRFGSAKYHEYKINRPEYKADNGKWDVVQFPQDMRLNTIHAALLHTGKILLVAGSGNNQKNFDAKKFDTRLYDPVKGSIKKIPTPSDLFCTGHTQLANGNLLIAGGTKRYEKLRGDVTKAGGLMIVHNEDPDAPKTIKAGTRFTGKENGKTFVAKDNITIERAKKVFDPATGKFVRNDPGLGRVYVEAQRSGTKYETGTQDNYRVQGLTGADARNVYGIAQKLALDKKDFQGIRDSYEFDPVAEKYIKVDPMNEARWYPTLTTLSDGKVLSVSGLDEIGQLVPGKNEVYDPKTKKWTYLKKQRQFPTYPALFQMANGKIFYSGANAGYGPDNVGRKPGIWDLRTNTFRKIPGLSDANLMETAGTVELPPAQDQRYMVVGGGGVGESKLSSNKTRIVDLKDANPKFTDGPTLEKGTRYPQSSILPDDSILVSGGSEDYRGRGDSNILQARLYDTKSNTFRSVADPLVGRNYHSGSILLPDGRVLFFGSDSLYADKANTKPGVFEQRIEIYTPPYLYRDSRPTLEGGQKTIARGGSATYQTSHASSIKTARLIRPSASTHVTDVDQTSIALDLKKTADSVTVTVPENRSLVESGWYMLFVTDDRGTPSKAQWVHVP, encoded by the coding sequence GTGAAAGACGGTGCGAGCCGCCGCCGGGCCCGACGCATAGCCATCGGCTCGGTGGTGGTACTGGCGCTGGCCGGGATGAACGGGCCCTGGCTGTATCGCTTCGGGTCGGCCAAGTACCACGAGTACAAGATCAACAGACCGGAGTACAAGGCCGACAACGGCAAGTGGGACGTCGTCCAGTTCCCGCAGGACATGCGCCTCAACACGATCCACGCGGCGCTGCTCCACACCGGCAAGATCCTGCTGGTGGCCGGTTCGGGCAACAACCAGAAGAACTTCGACGCGAAGAAGTTCGACACCCGGCTCTACGACCCGGTGAAGGGCTCGATCAAGAAGATCCCGACGCCGAGCGACCTGTTCTGCACGGGCCACACCCAGCTGGCGAACGGCAATCTGCTGATCGCGGGCGGCACCAAGCGCTACGAGAAGCTGCGCGGTGACGTCACCAAGGCCGGCGGCCTGATGATCGTGCACAACGAGGACCCGGACGCGCCGAAGACGATCAAGGCCGGCACCCGCTTCACCGGCAAGGAGAACGGCAAGACCTTCGTCGCCAAGGACAACATCACGATCGAGCGCGCGAAGAAGGTCTTCGACCCGGCGACCGGCAAGTTCGTCCGCAACGACCCGGGGCTGGGCCGCGTCTACGTCGAGGCCCAGCGCTCCGGCACCAAGTACGAGACCGGCACCCAGGACAACTACCGGGTGCAGGGCCTGACCGGCGCCGACGCGCGCAACGTGTACGGCATCGCGCAGAAGCTCGCCCTGGACAAGAAGGACTTCCAGGGGATCCGCGACTCCTACGAGTTCGACCCGGTCGCCGAGAAGTACATCAAGGTCGACCCGATGAACGAGGCGCGCTGGTACCCCACGCTGACCACGCTCTCGGACGGCAAGGTCCTCTCCGTGTCCGGCCTCGACGAGATCGGGCAGCTGGTGCCCGGCAAGAACGAGGTCTACGACCCGAAGACCAAGAAGTGGACCTACCTCAAGAAGCAGCGCCAGTTCCCGACGTACCCGGCGCTGTTCCAGATGGCGAACGGGAAGATCTTCTACTCGGGCGCCAACGCGGGCTACGGCCCGGACAACGTGGGCCGCAAGCCCGGCATCTGGGATCTGCGGACCAACACGTTCCGGAAGATCCCCGGCCTGTCCGACGCGAACCTGATGGAGACGGCCGGCACGGTCGAGCTGCCGCCCGCGCAGGACCAGCGGTACATGGTGGTCGGCGGCGGTGGCGTCGGCGAGTCCAAGCTGTCCAGCAACAAGACGCGGATCGTCGACCTCAAGGACGCGAACCCGAAGTTCACGGACGGCCCGACGCTGGAGAAGGGCACCCGCTACCCGCAGTCCTCGATCCTGCCGGACGACTCGATCCTCGTCTCCGGCGGCTCGGAGGACTACCGCGGCCGCGGTGACTCCAACATCCTCCAGGCCCGGCTCTACGACACGAAGTCCAACACCTTCCGCAGCGTCGCCGACCCGCTGGTCGGCCGCAACTACCACTCGGGCTCGATCCTGCTGCCCGACGGCCGGGTGCTGTTCTTCGGCTCGGACTCGCTGTACGCGGACAAGGCCAACACGAAGCCCGGCGTGTTCGAGCAGCGCATCGAGATCTACACGCCGCCGTACCTGTACCGGGACTCGCGGCCCACCCTGGAGGGCGGTCAGAAGACGATCGCGCGGGGCGGCTCGGCCACGTACCAGACCAGCCACGCGTCGTCGATCAAGACGGCCCGGCTGATCCGGCCCAGCGCCTCCACGCACGTCACCGACGTGGACCAGACGTCCATCGCGCTGGACCTGAAGAAGACGGCGGACTCGGTGACGGTGACCGTCCCGGAGAACCGGTCGCTGGTCGAGTCGGGCTGGTACATGCTGTTCGTCACCGACGACCGGGGCACCCCGAGCAAGGCCCAGTGGGTGCACGTGCCGTAG
- a CDS encoding glycosyltransferase family 2 protein: MTSTPTGAREGFDPSETTQLRVPPHRTGGFRRIKKSLPRYDYEHYSRLAGPLTQPDPNKPYTVQYRSLLSQEPHRIRAALMLGAAPLLSLVLLFWLLQPEHWTERDYVEYDFLPALDIVMLVSIGLIEFFRCMNVLSNAHATLVARDPIPVVPETGTRVAFLTSFVPGKEPIEMVTKTLEAAVKLRHRGLLHVWLLDEGDDPEVKEVCARLGVHHFSRKGVAKWNQAKGPHRAKTKHGNYNAWLDAHGDAYDYFASVDTDHVPLPNYLERMLGFFRDPNVGFVIGPQVYGNYDNFVTKAAESQQFLFHALIQRAGNRYGAPMFVGTSNAVRISALKQIGGLYDSITEDMATGFEIHRAKNPATGKKWRSVYTPDVLAVGEGPSAWTDFFTQQMRWSRGTYETILKQYWKGWYSLPPSKLFNYTMMIIFYPMSAMNWILAALSCALFLGLGASGVNIDPTIWLMLYGNASALQIGLYIWNRRHNVSPHEPEGSGGVAGMVMSALSAPLYAKALFDSLLRRKSKFVVTPKGDSASPDRWFGTFRYHWYFILIFAGSMTAGFVLGHAHPAMITWACFALLITATPMFAWRYMLRQDRKKPKPPAPETAPPQQQAVPPQATGPRHAAGPHGAPQQKPTWAAGGGNDETMQISLGGRNK; the protein is encoded by the coding sequence ATGACGTCGACGCCGACGGGCGCCCGCGAGGGCTTCGACCCGTCCGAGACGACCCAGCTGCGGGTGCCACCGCACCGCACCGGCGGCTTCCGGCGCATCAAGAAATCGCTGCCGCGGTACGACTACGAGCACTACAGCCGGCTCGCCGGGCCCCTCACCCAGCCCGACCCGAACAAGCCGTACACGGTGCAGTACCGCTCCCTGCTCAGCCAGGAGCCGCACCGCATCCGCGCCGCGCTCATGCTGGGCGCGGCCCCGCTGCTCTCGCTCGTCCTGCTGTTCTGGCTGCTCCAGCCCGAGCACTGGACCGAGCGCGACTACGTGGAGTACGACTTCCTGCCGGCCCTCGACATCGTCATGCTCGTCTCGATCGGCCTGATCGAGTTCTTCCGCTGCATGAACGTGCTGTCGAACGCGCACGCCACCCTCGTCGCCCGCGACCCGATCCCGGTGGTCCCGGAGACGGGCACCAGGGTCGCCTTCCTGACCTCGTTCGTGCCCGGCAAGGAGCCGATCGAGATGGTGACGAAGACCCTGGAGGCGGCGGTCAAGCTGCGCCACCGGGGCCTGCTGCACGTGTGGCTGCTCGACGAGGGCGACGACCCGGAGGTCAAGGAGGTCTGCGCCCGGCTCGGCGTGCACCACTTCTCCCGCAAGGGCGTCGCGAAGTGGAACCAGGCGAAGGGCCCGCACCGCGCCAAGACCAAGCACGGCAACTACAACGCCTGGCTGGACGCGCACGGCGACGCCTACGACTACTTCGCCTCGGTCGACACCGACCACGTGCCGCTGCCGAACTACCTGGAGCGGATGCTCGGCTTCTTCCGCGACCCGAACGTCGGCTTCGTGATCGGCCCGCAGGTCTACGGCAACTACGACAACTTCGTCACCAAGGCCGCCGAGTCCCAGCAGTTCCTGTTCCACGCGCTGATCCAGCGCGCGGGCAACCGCTACGGCGCCCCCATGTTCGTCGGCACGTCGAACGCGGTGCGGATCTCGGCCCTGAAGCAGATCGGCGGCCTGTACGACTCGATCACCGAGGACATGGCGACGGGCTTCGAGATCCACCGCGCCAAGAACCCGGCGACCGGGAAGAAGTGGCGCTCCGTGTACACCCCGGACGTGCTCGCCGTCGGTGAGGGCCCGAGCGCCTGGACGGACTTCTTCACCCAGCAGATGCGCTGGTCGCGCGGTACGTACGAGACGATCCTCAAGCAGTACTGGAAGGGCTGGTACTCGCTCCCGCCGAGCAAGCTCTTCAACTACACGATGATGATCATCTTCTACCCGATGTCGGCCATGAACTGGATCCTCGCGGCGCTCAGCTGCGCCCTGTTCCTGGGCCTCGGCGCCTCGGGCGTGAACATCGACCCGACGATCTGGCTGATGCTGTACGGCAACGCGTCGGCGCTGCAGATCGGTCTCTACATCTGGAACCGCCGGCACAACGTGTCGCCGCACGAGCCCGAGGGCTCCGGCGGCGTGGCCGGCATGGTGATGTCGGCCCTCTCGGCCCCGCTGTACGCGAAGGCGCTGTTCGACTCGCTGCTGCGCCGCAAGAGCAAGTTCGTGGTCACGCCCAAGGGCGACTCCGCCAGCCCCGACCGCTGGTTCGGCACCTTCCGGTACCACTGGTACTTCATCCTGATCTTCGCCGGTTCGATGACCGCCGGATTCGTCCTCGGTCACGCCCACCCGGCGATGATCACCTGGGCCTGCTTCGCCCTGCTGATCACGGCCACGCCGATGTTCGCCTGGCGGTACATGCTGCGCCAGGACCGGAAGAAGCCGAAGCCGCCCGCGCCGGAGACGGCGCCGCCTCAGCAGCAGGCCGTGCCGCCGCAGGCGACCGGCCCCCGGCACGCCGCGGGCCCGCACGGGGCCCCGCAGCAGAAGCCCACCTGGGCCGCCGGCGGGGGCAACGACGAGACCATGCAGATCTCCCTGGGGGGACGTAACAAGTGA
- a CDS encoding peptidoglycan-binding protein has product MATPAFEDVTPAGDCDCAGCVQGRLAASPPAPTGIGARHALVVAATAGTVIGGLQAAPASAQRADHHEVRPGDPAPPGEGTVSTPQGGTSPLHGAPGSAASSVELAPGAVRATTRAAIINRAKTWVASRVPYDMNRYWKDGYRQDCSGFVSMAWDLPGNEWTGSLARYGTKISKADLQPGDILLFHNPDDPEKGSHVVIFGGWTDYTRSYYMAYEQTRPATRRQATPYKYWSYSSRYVAYRYKGVKAGSTSGSASTTKFPGAQAFGPGANNAYVTQLGRLLVERGGKRFYTEGPGPRWGEADRKATQAFQKAQGWTGADADGIPGPTTWSYLVTGKGKDIPADGAGGPEADRVPAYPGASAFRPGASSDAVTRMGRQLVKKGFGKYYTQGPGPRWGEADRRAVEAFQRAQGWSGREADGYPGPETWRRLFS; this is encoded by the coding sequence ATGGCGACCCCGGCGTTCGAGGACGTGACCCCGGCGGGCGACTGCGACTGCGCCGGCTGCGTCCAGGGCCGCCTCGCGGCCTCGCCCCCGGCGCCCACCGGCATCGGCGCCCGCCACGCCCTGGTCGTCGCCGCCACCGCCGGCACCGTCATCGGCGGACTGCAGGCCGCCCCGGCCAGCGCCCAGCGTGCCGACCACCACGAGGTGAGACCGGGCGACCCGGCCCCGCCCGGTGAGGGCACCGTGTCGACCCCGCAGGGCGGCACGAGCCCGCTGCACGGAGCCCCCGGCTCCGCCGCGTCGAGCGTGGAGCTCGCCCCGGGCGCCGTCCGCGCCACGACCCGGGCCGCGATCATCAACCGCGCCAAGACCTGGGTCGCCTCCAGGGTCCCGTACGACATGAACCGGTACTGGAAGGACGGGTACCGGCAGGACTGCTCGGGCTTCGTCTCCATGGCCTGGGACCTGCCCGGCAACGAGTGGACGGGCAGCCTCGCCCGCTACGGCACCAAGATCTCCAAGGCGGACCTGCAGCCCGGCGACATCCTGCTCTTCCACAACCCGGACGACCCGGAAAAGGGCTCGCACGTCGTCATCTTCGGCGGCTGGACGGACTACACGCGCAGCTACTACATGGCGTACGAGCAGACCCGCCCCGCCACCCGCCGGCAGGCGACCCCGTACAAGTACTGGTCCTACTCCAGCCGCTACGTCGCCTACCGCTACAAGGGCGTCAAGGCGGGCAGCACCTCGGGCTCGGCCTCGACGACGAAGTTCCCGGGCGCCCAGGCCTTCGGGCCGGGGGCGAACAACGCGTACGTCACCCAGCTCGGGCGGCTGCTCGTGGAGCGCGGCGGCAAGCGGTTCTACACCGAGGGTCCGGGCCCGCGCTGGGGCGAGGCCGACCGCAAGGCGACGCAGGCGTTCCAGAAGGCGCAGGGCTGGACCGGCGCCGACGCGGACGGCATCCCGGGCCCGACGACCTGGTCGTACCTGGTCACCGGCAAGGGCAAGGACATCCCGGCCGACGGCGCGGGCGGACCGGAGGCGGACCGGGTGCCGGCGTACCCGGGGGCGTCCGCGTTCCGGCCGGGCGCGAGCAGCGACGCGGTGACGCGGATGGGCCGGCAGCTCGTGAAGAAAGGATTCGGCAAGTACTACACGCAGGGTCCGGGCCCGCGCTGGGGCGAGGCCGACCGGCGGGCCGTCGAGGCGTTCCAGCGGGCCCAGGGCTGGAGCGGCAGGGAAGCCGACGGCTACCCGGGTCCCGAGACCTGGCGGCGGCTGTTCTCGTGA
- a CDS encoding SPFH domain-containing protein, which translates to MSTTAEQPERALGHPAPIADDDPGARAPRGAAGEPGRGSRRGAPREAPGDARGTRVIHNEATTEIPVHLLFRDDPDPEAEPVAVRSAVVGSGTGGGRPSPVRPHLRTPVRPVPVVDPELAERAGRTLPGALGVFGGALGAAGTAVSLGWAGALPRIMTEVAGLPGYEGVGLGPVQWAAVAGSGALALFGFGGLARGRAGRAWVLSLCGRYRGSVRRTGLMWVNPLLLRRRIDVRLRHWRSEPMPVVDANGTALRVVCLVVWRIRDTAKAALGVEDHEEYLRECVEAGLARVLSQLPADAFHEDAPTLRNAEAVGDLLTRRLATDAAPVGIEVFSAQPTRIEYAPEVAAAMRRRRVAALDAKHRDSVLSSVVDSVEDTVTRLTTRGLVELDDYERKALVKDLTVAFYTGRGE; encoded by the coding sequence ATGAGTACGACCGCGGAACAGCCGGAGAGGGCGCTGGGCCACCCGGCGCCGATCGCGGACGACGACCCGGGCGCGCGGGCGCCGCGCGGGGCGGCGGGGGAACCGGGCAGGGGCTCCCGGCGGGGGGCTCCCCGTGAGGCCCCCGGTGACGCCCGGGGGACCCGGGTGATCCACAACGAGGCGACCACCGAGATCCCCGTACACCTGTTGTTCCGGGACGACCCCGATCCGGAGGCCGAGCCCGTGGCGGTGCGGTCCGCCGTGGTGGGGAGCGGGACCGGGGGCGGGCGGCCCTCGCCGGTGCGGCCGCATCTGCGCACACCGGTGCGGCCGGTGCCGGTCGTCGACCCGGAGCTCGCCGAGCGGGCGGGCCGGACGCTGCCCGGCGCGCTCGGGGTGTTCGGCGGGGCGCTGGGCGCGGCCGGGACCGCGGTGTCGCTCGGCTGGGCGGGGGCGCTGCCGCGGATCATGACGGAGGTCGCCGGGCTGCCCGGGTACGAGGGCGTCGGGCTCGGCCCGGTGCAGTGGGCGGCGGTGGCCGGGTCCGGGGCGCTCGCCCTGTTCGGCTTCGGCGGGCTCGCGCGCGGGCGGGCCGGGCGCGCCTGGGTGCTCAGTCTGTGCGGCCGGTACCGGGGCAGCGTGCGCCGGACGGGCCTGATGTGGGTCAACCCGTTGCTGCTGCGGCGCCGGATCGACGTACGGCTGCGGCACTGGCGCAGTGAGCCGATGCCGGTGGTCGACGCGAACGGCACGGCGCTGCGCGTCGTCTGCCTCGTCGTCTGGCGGATCAGGGACACGGCGAAGGCGGCCCTCGGCGTCGAGGACCACGAGGAGTACCTGCGCGAGTGCGTGGAGGCGGGCCTGGCGCGCGTGCTGTCGCAGCTGCCCGCCGACGCCTTCCACGAGGACGCGCCCACGCTGCGCAACGCCGAAGCCGTCGGCGACCTGCTCACGCGCCGGCTGGCGACGGACGCCGCGCCGGTCGGCATCGAGGTCTTCTCGGCGCAGCCGACCCGGATCGAGTACGCCCCCGAGGTGGCCGCGGCGATGCGTCGCCGCCGGGTCGCGGCGCTGGACGCCAAGCACCGGGACTCGGTGCTGTCCTCGGTCGTGGACTCGGTGGAGGACACAGTGACGCGGCTGACGACGCGCGGTCTGGTCGAGCTGGACGACTACGAGCGCAAGGCGCTGGTGAAGGACCTGACCGTCGCGTTCTACACGGGACGGGGGGAGTAG
- a CDS encoding lytic polysaccharide monooxygenase auxiliary activity family 9 protein, producing MRKKIYAALLGLTTAGAFALSAGGASGHGYTDLPISRQKLCANGTVTGCGNIQWEPQSVEGPKGFPAAGPADGQICSANHGEFAALNGPKQPNGQAWPTTKVTGGQSYTFRWQFTARHSTTDFRYYVTKDGWDDSKPLTRAALNTTPFLTVPYSGQPPATLSHSGVLPSGKSGHHVILAVWTIADTANAFYACSDVTF from the coding sequence ATGCGAAAGAAGATCTACGCGGCCCTGCTCGGCCTGACCACCGCCGGAGCCTTCGCGCTCTCGGCCGGCGGCGCCAGCGGCCACGGCTACACGGACCTCCCCATCAGTCGGCAGAAACTCTGCGCCAACGGCACCGTCACCGGCTGCGGCAACATCCAGTGGGAACCGCAGAGCGTCGAGGGCCCCAAGGGCTTCCCGGCCGCGGGCCCCGCCGACGGCCAGATCTGCTCGGCGAACCACGGCGAGTTCGCCGCCCTCAACGGCCCGAAGCAGCCCAATGGCCAGGCCTGGCCCACCACCAAGGTGACGGGCGGTCAGAGCTACACGTTCCGCTGGCAGTTCACGGCGCGGCACTCCACCACGGACTTCCGCTACTACGTCACCAAGGACGGGTGGGACGACAGCAAGCCGCTCACCCGTGCGGCCCTGAACACCACCCCGTTCCTCACCGTCCCCTACAGCGGCCAGCCCCCGGCGACGCTCTCCCACTCGGGCGTCCTGCCGTCCGGCAAGTCGGGTCACCACGTGATCCTCGCGGTCTGGACGATCGCCGACACGGCCAACGCGTTCTACGCCTGCTCGGACGTCACGTTCTGA
- a CDS encoding DUF3592 domain-containing protein, whose protein sequence is MHVMFYAVPAFIAFVALFAAATEVRGTFRIGAAWRGGRTAEARCLRAYTTVDPHMDGDTRTTTTQHHVYEFTTRDGRTLRIEEEGGPATTVEGDVVIVHYRDSHPEQATAHPPRPVRLAAQTLGVLLFMAVVIGFCVFFVADLPTDDF, encoded by the coding sequence ATGCACGTGATGTTCTACGCGGTGCCGGCGTTCATCGCCTTTGTCGCGCTGTTCGCCGCAGCCACCGAGGTGCGCGGCACGTTCCGGATCGGCGCCGCCTGGCGGGGCGGACGCACGGCCGAGGCACGCTGCCTGCGCGCGTACACGACGGTCGACCCGCACATGGACGGCGACACCCGCACGACCACCACCCAGCACCACGTCTACGAGTTCACGACCCGGGACGGACGCACCCTCCGCATCGAGGAGGAGGGCGGCCCGGCGACGACCGTCGAGGGCGACGTGGTGATCGTCCACTACCGCGACAGCCACCCCGAGCAGGCGACCGCGCACCCGCCCCGGCCCGTGCGGCTGGCCGCGCAGACGCTGGGGGTGCTGCTCTTCATGGCCGTGGTGATCGGCTTCTGCGTATTCTTCGTGGCCGATCTGCCCACTGACGACTTCTGA